Within the Pseudomonadota bacterium genome, the region TTTCAACCACTGAAACCCGCTGGGCAATACCTTCGGGATTATTGGCCAGATCCTCCCAGGCATTCCAGAATTCACCCATTACCGGCAACAGGCCATAATCACTGGTTTCATTAAAGGTCCGCTCCAGATCAGCTAATGCGCTGCCGCGGGTATTCCACATGCCCTTATTACTATTTTCGATATTCAGCTGCATACCGACAAAGCGGTCGTAGAGGTTCATAATCCGGGTGGTCGTCACCCCGGTTCCCCTCATTCCCAGGGCGTCGGCCAGGGGTGGCGTCGTCTGGACAATGCCGACCTGCCGGGAATAGCCCGGGGTATTGACATTCGCTACATTATGGCCAATTATGTCAATATTGGCCTGTTGGCTCAGGAGTGACAAGCGCGAAGTATTCAGGGTATTATTGAGTCCGACAGTCATAGTTT harbors:
- a CDS encoding flagellar basal body protein, translating into MTVGLNNTLNTSRLSLLSQQANIDIIGHNVANVNTPGYSRQVGIVQTTPPLADALGMRGTGVTTTRIMNLYDRFVGMQLNIENSNKGMWNTRGSALADLERTFNETSDYGLLPVMGEFWNAWEDLANNPEGIAQRVSVVE